A stretch of the Chlorobiota bacterium genome encodes the following:
- a CDS encoding valine--tRNA ligase, whose translation MNSINIIMLTKSFDPNLSENKWYKYWYDNKLFEADSSSGKTPYTIVIPPPNVTGILTLGHVLNNTIQDLYIRWHRMSGFEACWIPGIDHAGIATQAKVVEALKLEGIDYKELGREKFVEKVWEWKNKYGGIIFQQLKSLGVSVDWGRERFTMEPTLSKAVTDVFVKLFDKGLIYRGKKIVNWSPKMQTTISDEEVIHKEVKDKLYNLKYKEENGGEGICIATVRPETIWGDVAVAVNPEDIRYKHLIGKNVVVPVVGRLVPVIADNYVEIDFGTGALKITPAHDINDYEVGIRHGLEIINTLNPDGTMNNLAGPIAGMERFIARKKTIELLELEGTLISQEDYIHSVGFSERGGEQIEPFLSDQWFMSMKELSKPAIEVVNIGLIKIHPEHWTKTYNNWMKNIRDWPISRQLWWGHRIPVYYTESGQYTAAHNEDEARTKLNVSKEVVIKQDEDALDTWFSSWLWPFSVHGWGSDEINEKDLKYFYPTNLLVTGPDIIFFWVARMIIAGLEFMPSVNMADGSERKELKDLIPFKDVYFTSIIRDEKGRKLSKSLGNSPDPLNVIEKYGADALRFTIIYSAPHGQDIRFTEQMCDLGRNFANKMWNACRFLLMKRNDAFKVEVNESDLINEDFVEIEYIHSEHTNLIPVTTSDKWILSRFNNSLFNIERALKDFKMGEYSKLIYDFVWGDFCDWYVEFLKAETQGNSIESNQKQINFGISLFENILCMVHPIMPFVTEELWQNIYNRNDNESICIAEFPKYKKENIDLNIEKEFNILQLLIESIRRMRSGANASPSKKIDVSIKSSDFELITFIKSSEKLLKLLGKIENLIISDQIEKPNLSASEVIYGCEVFVHLEGLIDLDKEKEKIIKEISRLEGQIKGVESKLNNEKFMSGAPENVVESEKNKLANFSDAIIKLNESLKAMN comes from the coding sequence ATAAATTCTATTAATATAATTATGCTCACAAAATCTTTTGATCCAAACTTGTCTGAAAATAAATGGTATAAATACTGGTATGATAATAAACTATTCGAAGCAGATTCATCTTCAGGAAAAACTCCATATACAATTGTTATTCCTCCTCCAAATGTCACAGGAATTTTAACTCTAGGCCATGTGTTGAACAACACTATTCAGGATTTATATATTAGGTGGCACAGAATGAGTGGGTTTGAAGCTTGTTGGATTCCTGGTATAGATCATGCTGGAATAGCAACTCAAGCCAAAGTTGTTGAAGCTTTGAAACTTGAAGGGATTGATTACAAGGAACTTGGACGTGAAAAATTTGTTGAGAAAGTTTGGGAATGGAAAAATAAATATGGTGGTATAATTTTCCAACAACTAAAATCATTAGGTGTTTCTGTTGATTGGGGTCGAGAAAGATTTACTATGGAACCTACATTATCAAAAGCTGTGACTGATGTGTTTGTCAAACTTTTTGATAAAGGGTTAATTTATAGAGGAAAAAAAATAGTAAACTGGTCTCCTAAAATGCAGACAACTATTAGCGATGAGGAGGTGATTCATAAAGAAGTTAAAGATAAATTATATAATCTTAAGTATAAAGAGGAAAATGGAGGAGAAGGAATTTGTATAGCTACCGTTAGACCAGAAACTATTTGGGGTGATGTTGCAGTAGCAGTTAATCCTGAAGACATCAGGTACAAACATCTTATTGGGAAAAATGTAGTTGTTCCAGTAGTTGGCAGATTAGTTCCTGTTATTGCTGATAATTATGTAGAAATTGATTTTGGTACAGGTGCATTAAAAATTACTCCAGCTCATGATATAAATGATTATGAAGTTGGAATTAGGCATGGGCTTGAGATAATAAATACTTTAAATCCTGACGGGACAATGAACAATCTTGCTGGACCAATTGCAGGAATGGAAAGGTTTATTGCAAGGAAAAAAACAATTGAACTTTTAGAACTTGAAGGGACATTAATTAGCCAAGAAGACTACATACATTCAGTTGGTTTTAGTGAAAGAGGAGGAGAGCAAATAGAACCTTTTTTATCAGATCAATGGTTTATGTCAATGAAAGAATTATCAAAACCAGCAATTGAAGTTGTAAATATTGGTTTGATTAAAATTCACCCTGAGCATTGGACAAAAACCTATAATAATTGGATGAAAAATATTAGGGATTGGCCCATTTCTAGGCAGCTTTGGTGGGGTCATAGAATCCCTGTTTATTATACAGAATCTGGTCAATATACTGCAGCTCATAATGAGGATGAAGCTCGTACTAAATTAAATGTATCAAAAGAAGTTGTAATCAAACAAGATGAAGACGCATTAGATACTTGGTTTTCAAGTTGGTTATGGCCTTTTTCTGTTCATGGTTGGGGAAGTGATGAAATAAATGAAAAAGATTTGAAATACTTTTATCCAACAAATTTATTAGTTACAGGACCAGATATTATTTTCTTTTGGGTTGCAAGAATGATAATTGCAGGATTGGAATTTATGCCATCTGTTAATATGGCTGACGGATCTGAAAGGAAAGAATTAAAAGATTTAATTCCATTTAAGGACGTTTATTTTACTTCAATAATAAGAGATGAAAAAGGAAGAAAACTTTCAAAGTCATTAGGTAATTCGCCCGACCCTTTGAATGTTATAGAAAAATATGGTGCAGATGCATTGAGATTTACAATAATATATTCTGCTCCTCATGGTCAAGATATTAGGTTTACAGAGCAAATGTGCGATCTTGGTAGGAATTTTGCAAATAAAATGTGGAATGCTTGTAGGTTCCTTTTAATGAAAAGGAATGATGCTTTTAAAGTAGAAGTTAATGAATCAGATTTAATTAATGAAGATTTTGTTGAGATTGAATACATTCATAGTGAGCATACGAATTTAATACCAGTTACAACTTCTGACAAATGGATTTTATCACGTTTTAATAATTCATTATTTAATATAGAACGTGCGTTAAAAGATTTTAAAATGGGCGAATACTCAAAGTTAATTTATGATTTTGTATGGGGAGATTTTTGTGATTGGTATGTTGAATTTTTAAAAGCTGAAACTCAAGGAAATTCAATTGAGAGTAATCAAAAACAAATTAATTTTGGAATTAGTTTATTTGAAAATATTCTATGTATGGTTCACCCAATTATGCCTTTTGTTACAGAAGAACTTTGGCAAAATATATATAATAGAAATGATAACGAATCAATTTGTATTGCAGAATTTCCAAAATATAAAAAAGAAAATATAGATTTAAACATTGAAAAAGAGTTTAACATCTTGCAACTTTTAATTGAGTCAATTCGAAGAATGAGAAGTGGAGCAAATGCATCACCTAGTAAAAAGATTGACGTATCAATTAAATCTTCAGATTTTGAGCTAATAACATTTATAAAATCTTCTGAAAAATTATTAAAGTTATTAGGTAAAATTGAAAATTTAATAATTTCAGATCAAATTGAAAAGCCAAATCTTTCTGCAAGTGAGGTAATTTACGGATGTGAAGTTTTCGTTCATTTAGAAGGTTTGATAGATTTAGATAAAGAAAAAGAAAAAATTATAAAAGAGATTTCTAGATTAGAAGGTCAGATAAAAGGTGTAGAGTCTAAACTCAATAATGAAAAATTTATGTCAGGTGCTCCAGAAAATGTTGTTGAATCAGAAAAAAATAAACTAGCTAATTTTAGTGATGCAATTATTAAATTAAATGAGAGTTTAAAAGCAATGAATTAG
- a CDS encoding methionine adenosyltransferase encodes MFLFTSESVSEGHPDKVSDQISDAILDAIIAKDPNARVACETFCTTGLVVIGGEITTKTYINFDDVARETIRQIGYTKPEYRFDADSCGVINAVHSQSPDIAMGVDTGGAGDQGMMFGYACDETQELMPAALMFSHRIMSRLAEVRKMKNSPMSYLRPDSKSQVTIEYGDDFKPKRIHTIVVSTQHDPFKSPAIMQKSILDDLNKYVFPKVLPKNMLDKNTIYHVNPTGNFEIGGPHGDTGLTGRKIIVDTYGGAAPHGGGAFSGKDPSKVDRSAAYATRHLAKNVVAAGLASRCTIQVSYAIGVAEPVSLYADTHGTGEISNSKLSEILLKEIDMTPKGIIKRLNLRRPIYRNTAAYGHFGKPEYSWEQTNLVKQIQKAVK; translated from the coding sequence ATGTTTTTATTCACATCTGAATCTGTTTCTGAAGGGCATCCAGACAAAGTATCCGATCAAATATCTGACGCAATACTTGATGCAATTATTGCTAAAGATCCAAATGCAAGAGTTGCTTGTGAAACTTTTTGTACAACTGGATTGGTGGTTATTGGTGGAGAAATTACTACTAAAACTTATATTAATTTCGATGATGTGGCTAGAGAAACAATTAGACAAATTGGTTACACAAAGCCAGAATATAGATTTGATGCAGATTCTTGTGGAGTAATAAATGCTGTGCATTCTCAATCTCCTGATATTGCAATGGGTGTTGATACAGGTGGTGCAGGAGATCAAGGGATGATGTTTGGATATGCTTGTGATGAAACTCAAGAGTTAATGCCGGCAGCCCTGATGTTCTCTCACCGAATTATGTCGCGATTGGCAGAAGTAAGAAAAATGAAAAACTCTCCAATGTCTTATTTACGTCCAGATTCTAAAAGTCAAGTAACAATTGAATATGGTGATGATTTCAAACCAAAACGTATTCATACAATTGTTGTTTCAACTCAACATGATCCATTTAAAAGTCCTGCAATAATGCAAAAGTCAATTTTAGATGATTTAAATAAATATGTTTTTCCAAAAGTATTGCCAAAAAATATGTTGGATAAAAACACAATTTATCATGTTAATCCAACTGGAAATTTTGAAATTGGGGGACCTCATGGAGATACAGGATTAACTGGAAGGAAGATAATAGTTGATACTTATGGTGGTGCAGCTCCACATGGGGGGGGTGCTTTTAGTGGTAAAGATCCATCAAAAGTTGATAGGAGTGCAGCTTATGCAACTCGTCATCTAGCAAAAAATGTAGTTGCAGCAGGACTAGCAAGCCGTTGTACAATTCAGGTTTCTTATGCAATAGGTGTAGCAGAGCCAGTTTCATTATATGCTGACACTCATGGAACAGGAGAAATTAGTAATAGTAAGTTATCAGAAATTTTACTTAAAGAGATTGATATGACTCCAAAAGGAATCATTAAAAGATTGAATTTGCGTCGTCCTATTTACAGAAATACTGCTGCATATGGACACTTTGGTAAACCAGAATATTCATGGGAACAGACAAACCTAGTAAAACAAATTCAAAAGGCAGTTAAATAA
- a CDS encoding class I SAM-dependent methyltransferase: MRVLNLGCGNKKNDFPEFSQAIEVVGVDLSNISDADILHNLDNFPYPLESDYFDLVIMQDVVEHLENVPGTLNEVYRVCKNGAELRLRTPHYAGYYAYGDPTHKRFFSIYAFDGFNADKPNLLYTESRFKFLERTIEFPKLWRITGVAWLANKFSHRWEQLFAYIFRPENIYFRMKAIK; this comes from the coding sequence ATGAGAGTTCTTAATCTTGGATGTGGAAATAAAAAGAATGATTTCCCTGAGTTTAGCCAAGCAATTGAAGTTGTAGGTGTTGATTTGAGCAATATTTCAGATGCAGATATTTTACATAATCTAGATAATTTTCCATATCCATTAGAAAGTGATTATTTTGATTTAGTAATTATGCAAGATGTTGTAGAGCATCTCGAAAACGTACCAGGAACATTAAATGAGGTTTATAGAGTCTGTAAAAATGGGGCTGAACTTCGTTTAAGAACTCCTCATTATGCTGGATACTATGCTTACGGAGACCCAACACATAAAAGATTTTTTAGCATTTATGCATTTGATGGATTTAATGCTGATAAACCAAATTTACTATATACAGAATCAAGATTCAAATTTTTGGAACGAACAATTGAATTCCCAAAACTTTGGAGGATTACTGGAGTTGCTTGGTTAGCAAATAAATTTTCTCATAGATGGGAACAATTGTTTGCATATATTTTTCGACCTGAAAATATCTATTTTAGAATGAAAGCGATTAAGTAG
- a CDS encoding DUF2795 domain-containing protein: MLWTPDLARYLEEAPWPATKEELLDYANRTAVPLQVIENLQELTDDEEAIYDNIEDIWPEAFNHDDMYMDEDVDDY, encoded by the coding sequence ATGCTTTGGACACCAGATCTAGCCCGCTATCTTGAGGAAGCACCTTGGCCAGCAACAAAGGAAGAATTGCTTGATTATGCTAACCGCACTGCTGTTCCACTTCAAGTTATTGAAAACCTACAAGAGCTAACAGATGACGAAGAGGCAATTTACGACAACATTGAGGATATTTGGCCTGAAGCATTTAATCATGATGATATGTATATGGATGAAGATGTAGATGATTATTAA
- a CDS encoding BamA/TamA family outer membrane protein: MKNDQNKYLNFSLILFAPFFFLINFYNLSAQTEIQELALTPVITKVSIVGNKSFTSDILSTLFSTKSSESTLRNGIMLPFYTLSISKYFNSQHDSILKKRMDELSIPPQRLDMKKLKNDLEKLRSFYFDNGFHSSKIYCSLKRDTVKNIVYPTFVVNEGPPYLLNNIVYLGLDSLETFIKYKIGNENRINLIGERFSSELLSQDSGRVVNILRNQGYPFASGTPGTLGSVSIFEDSLNNKYLDSAILFFTTGSRYKFGKLDSNNFKINIGKASKTLNKKFIFDICPFNEGDWFSVNKLSEFEVSLRTLPFVSKLHMKNVIDTITNQIFVSIDLELTELSGLEGVLSFSLTGTESINDTTFYGFSASANGSYKKMNITGNADQIGFKGSITLNALTNFKQLLLNDYPNLSLGIEYLNSAYSVNFNVGYSSEKSPLNTSNELNNFFGNITFAKGIKFNTYTFFQRALLNFNLNYKEYIDINSYNAIEVNNIFSTLNGTNCVDTNRINGEISKLLIENIYKLQYSQGDDLDYVTNPLVKDNFDALKLKITLNGNLIHDKRNDFFNPTDGNILTLNTEIGTLGFKSFWLKLEYDYRWYYPLNANSSLAFRNHAGWIIEPSALKLTPPQSRFFVGGANSCRGWENNNLLATVPPPPQEFDPLIRSCIAPLAQRLLQKSISIFGGIGVFETSFDFRVSRLFKLPETNSFNRQLNNIGLIIFIDAGNAFYRDFQNESLAGTNILDHIAWSFGGSLTYNTPAGIIRFTPALQIYEPIYPNLNSISNRYFYKRFSDAWTFHISLGQAF, encoded by the coding sequence ATGAAAAATGATCAAAATAAATATCTAAATTTTAGTTTAATTCTATTTGCTCCTTTCTTTTTTTTGATAAACTTCTATAATTTATCAGCTCAAACAGAAATACAAGAATTAGCTTTAACACCAGTAATTACTAAGGTTTCAATTGTTGGGAATAAAAGTTTTACTTCAGATATTTTATCAACTCTCTTTTCAACTAAGTCTAGCGAATCAACTCTTAGAAACGGTATTATGTTACCATTTTATACACTTTCAATTTCAAAGTATTTCAATTCACAACATGACTCAATTCTAAAAAAAAGAATGGACGAACTTTCTATTCCACCTCAAAGATTAGATATGAAAAAATTGAAAAATGATTTAGAAAAATTGAGATCATTTTACTTCGATAACGGGTTCCATTCTTCTAAAATATATTGTAGTTTGAAAAGAGATACTGTAAAAAATATTGTTTATCCAACATTTGTTGTTAATGAAGGTCCTCCCTATTTATTAAACAATATTGTATATTTAGGTTTAGATTCATTAGAAACATTTATAAAATACAAAATTGGGAATGAGAATAGGATAAATTTAATTGGAGAAAGGTTTTCTTCGGAATTACTATCTCAAGATAGTGGTAGGGTTGTTAATATCCTTCGTAATCAGGGTTATCCATTTGCTAGTGGTACTCCTGGAACACTTGGTTCTGTAAGTATTTTTGAAGATTCATTGAATAATAAATATCTTGATAGTGCAATACTTTTTTTTACAACAGGATCAAGATATAAATTTGGAAAACTTGACAGTAATAACTTTAAAATAAATATTGGGAAAGCTAGTAAAACTTTAAATAAAAAATTCATTTTTGATATATGTCCTTTTAATGAAGGAGATTGGTTCTCTGTTAATAAATTATCAGAATTTGAAGTTTCTTTAAGAACACTTCCTTTTGTTTCCAAGCTACATATGAAAAATGTAATTGATACAATAACTAATCAAATATTTGTAAGTATTGATTTAGAACTCACAGAGTTAAGTGGCTTGGAAGGTGTTCTTTCATTCTCTTTAACTGGAACTGAATCTATAAATGATACTACTTTTTATGGTTTTAGTGCTTCAGCAAATGGTTCTTATAAAAAGATGAACATAACTGGAAATGCAGATCAAATTGGTTTTAAAGGTTCAATAACTTTAAATGCCTTAACCAATTTCAAGCAATTATTGTTGAATGATTATCCAAATTTATCATTAGGAATTGAATATCTAAATTCTGCTTATTCTGTAAATTTCAATGTTGGTTATAGTAGCGAAAAATCACCTTTAAATACAAGTAATGAATTAAATAATTTCTTTGGAAATATTACTTTTGCAAAAGGGATAAAATTTAATACTTATACTTTTTTTCAAAGAGCACTCCTTAATTTCAATTTGAATTATAAGGAATATATAGATATTAATAGTTACAATGCAATAGAAGTAAACAATATTTTCTCAACTTTGAATGGAACTAATTGTGTAGATACTAATAGAATAAATGGCGAGATTTCAAAGTTACTGATAGAGAATATTTACAAATTACAATATTCACAAGGAGATGATTTAGATTACGTAACTAATCCACTTGTAAAAGATAATTTTGATGCTCTAAAGTTAAAAATTACATTGAATGGGAATCTAATTCATGATAAAAGGAACGATTTCTTTAACCCAACAGATGGGAATATCTTAACTTTAAATACAGAAATTGGAACACTTGGTTTTAAAAGTTTTTGGTTGAAATTGGAATATGATTACAGATGGTATTATCCTTTAAATGCTAATTCTTCACTCGCATTTAGGAATCATGCAGGGTGGATTATAGAACCAAGTGCTCTAAAACTTACTCCCCCTCAATCACGGTTTTTTGTTGGAGGAGCAAATAGTTGTAGAGGTTGGGAAAATAACAATTTGTTAGCCACTGTACCCCCACCTCCTCAAGAGTTTGATCCATTAATTAGAAGTTGTATTGCACCATTAGCTCAAAGGTTGTTACAGAAGAGTATAAGTATTTTTGGTGGTATTGGTGTTTTTGAAACAAGTTTCGATTTTAGAGTTTCAAGGTTATTTAAATTACCAGAAACAAACTCCTTTAATCGTCAGTTAAATAATATTGGTTTAATTATTTTTATAGATGCTGGGAACGCTTTTTATCGTGATTTTCAAAATGAAAGTTTAGCAGGAACTAATATACTTGATCATATTGCATGGTCATTTGGTGGTAGCTTAACTTATAACACTCCTGCTGGTATTATTCGATTCACTCCTGCTTTGCAAATCTATGAACCAATCTACCCAAATTTAAATTCGATTAGTAATAGATATTTTTATAAAAGATTTTCTGATGCTTGGACTTTTCATATTTCATTAGGACAAGCATTTTAA
- a CDS encoding NTP transferase domain-containing protein: MKAIIPVAGLGSRLRPHTYTSPKVLLNVAGKPILGHILDKILSEGVTSATIIVGYMGEMVEDYVRKNYTFDVKFIEQKEPQGLGHAIMLAKEDLGDEPLLIILGDTIFDVDLRPVLIGKVSSIGVKRVDDPRRFGVVELNGLSISKLIEKPEFPTTNLAIVGLYFIKQPRVLSECLDELVTKNERNKGEYQLTDALQKMIDRGEKFTTFNVDGWLDCGKPETLLETNRHLLDKKSLERELPGVVINPPVHIAPSAQIRNSVIGPFATIAEGAIVKDSIITNSIVGDNALVEQAMLNESIIGNNSVVRGNWRKVNIGANSELYLG; the protein is encoded by the coding sequence ATGAAAGCAATAATACCAGTTGCAGGTCTTGGGAGTAGGTTAAGACCACATACATATACATCTCCAAAAGTCTTGCTAAATGTAGCAGGAAAGCCAATACTTGGTCATATCTTAGATAAGATACTATCGGAAGGGGTTACATCTGCAACTATTATTGTAGGTTACATGGGGGAAATGGTAGAGGATTATGTTCGGAAGAATTATACATTTGATGTAAAATTTATAGAGCAAAAAGAACCACAAGGTTTGGGTCATGCTATTATGTTAGCAAAGGAAGATTTGGGAGATGAACCACTTCTGATAATTTTAGGGGATACTATTTTTGATGTAGATTTACGCCCAGTACTAATTGGTAAAGTTTCTTCTATAGGTGTAAAAAGAGTTGATGATCCTCGTAGATTTGGAGTTGTAGAATTGAATGGGTTGTCTATTAGTAAATTGATAGAAAAGCCAGAATTTCCAACAACAAACTTAGCTATTGTCGGATTGTATTTCATTAAACAACCAAGAGTATTATCTGAATGTTTAGATGAATTGGTGACTAAGAATGAACGTAACAAAGGTGAGTATCAACTAACTGATGCTTTACAAAAAATGATAGATCGTGGTGAAAAATTTACAACATTTAATGTAGATGGCTGGTTAGATTGTGGTAAGCCTGAAACATTACTTGAAACAAATCGTCACCTACTCGATAAAAAATCTTTAGAGAGAGAATTACCTGGAGTGGTAATAAATCCTCCTGTACATATTGCTCCAAGTGCACAAATTAGAAACTCTGTAATAGGACCATTTGCAACAATTGCTGAGGGTGCAATAGTTAAAGATTCTATTATAACAAATTCAATTGTTGGGGATAATGCATTGGTTGAGCAAGCAATGCTAAATGAATCAATTATTGGAAATAATAGTGTAGTAAGAGGCAATTGGAGAAAAGTAAATATAGGTGCTAATTCTGAATTATATTTAGGATAG
- the ahcY gene encoding adenosylhomocysteinase, with translation MDQVEGKYKVANISLADEGRKLIDWAESRMPVMMSLRKKYSETKPLAGYRIAGCLHVTKETAVLIRTLREAGAEISWSGCNPLSTHDAVAAALAEEGVKIYAWHGLNVEEFYWCIDQTLLINPNLSLDDGADLIFTVHNKYPHLIETMVGGTEETTTGVHRLRAMAADGALKYPVIAVNDAETKWDFDNVYGTGQSTLDGVIRATSVMLAGKNIVVAGYGHCGKGVALRAKGMGANVIITEIKPTAALKATLEGMRVMEMEDAAKIGDIFITATGIKDIITGKHFASMKEGAIVCNTGHYDCEIKIDELQELSVSKRTIRDNNEEYIMKDGRKIYVLAEGRLVNLAAAEGHPSEVMDMSFANQFLSQVRLAEMDKSDTRWENKVYDITLEQDQMIAKMKLETMGINIDSLTSDQIEYMNEYAVGT, from the coding sequence ATGGATCAAGTAGAAGGAAAATACAAAGTTGCTAATATTAGTTTAGCCGATGAAGGTCGTAAACTTATAGACTGGGCAGAAAGTAGAATGCCAGTAATGATGTCTTTAAGAAAAAAGTACTCAGAAACAAAACCACTTGCTGGTTATAGAATTGCAGGTTGCTTACATGTAACAAAAGAAACTGCAGTTTTAATTAGAACATTAAGAGAAGCTGGTGCAGAAATTTCATGGTCTGGTTGTAATCCATTATCAACTCACGATGCAGTTGCAGCTGCTTTAGCTGAAGAGGGTGTCAAAATTTATGCTTGGCATGGATTAAATGTAGAAGAGTTTTATTGGTGTATTGATCAGACTTTATTAATTAATCCAAACTTATCATTAGATGATGGTGCAGATTTAATTTTTACTGTACACAACAAATATCCTCATTTAATTGAAACCATGGTTGGTGGTACTGAAGAAACTACAACTGGTGTTCATCGTTTGAGAGCAATGGCTGCTGATGGAGCTTTAAAATATCCTGTAATTGCTGTAAATGATGCAGAAACAAAATGGGATTTTGATAATGTTTATGGTACAGGACAATCAACATTAGATGGAGTTATTAGAGCTACATCTGTAATGCTAGCTGGAAAAAATATTGTTGTTGCAGGATACGGACATTGCGGAAAGGGTGTTGCTTTAAGAGCTAAAGGAATGGGGGCAAATGTAATAATTACTGAGATCAAACCAACAGCTGCATTAAAGGCTACTTTAGAAGGAATGAGAGTAATGGAAATGGAAGATGCTGCAAAAATTGGTGACATATTTATTACTGCAACAGGTATTAAAGATATTATAACTGGAAAACATTTTGCTTCAATGAAAGAGGGTGCAATTGTTTGTAATACTGGGCATTATGATTGTGAAATAAAAATTGACGAATTACAAGAGCTCTCTGTTTCTAAAAGAACAATAAGGGATAATAATGAAGAATATATAATGAAAGATGGTCGCAAAATTTATGTTCTAGCAGAAGGAAGGTTAGTAAATTTGGCTGCAGCTGAAGGGCACCCTTCAGAAGTTATGGATATGTCGTTTGCGAATCAGTTTTTATCACAAGTTCGATTAGCTGAAATGGATAAGAGTGATACTCGTTGGGAAAATAAGGTTTATGATATTACTTTAGAACAAGACCAAATGATAGCTAAAATGAAATTAGAAACAATGGGTATAAATATAGATTCTTTAACTTCTGATCAAATTGAATATATGAATGAATATGCTGTTGGAACATAA
- the nhaA gene encoding Na+/H+ antiporter NhaA, with translation MNKKLNVLKEFLDGSQSGGILLIGCTLISLILANTTNWYPELWETNINLSLNEIKIPGDILFWINDFVMAIFFLLVGLEIKRELVIGELSTFKKGVLPFIVALFGMVFPALLYILSNLGKDTISGWAIPSATDIAFALGVLSLLGERVPSSLKVFLTALAVIDDLGAIIIIGLFYGHGFQLQFCLYALFTLIFIYGLNKLKVRKLWVYLVLGIPLWYFMYRSGIHATISGVLLAFVIPLDKDSKKSISINLEHMLLKPVNFIIMPIFALANTSIVINSNAFSALVEPHCFGIGLGLILGKPIGVLSATYLSIKSRLVSLPQGVTWNQIIGVGFLAGIGFTMSIFITMLAFKNEEIISQSKLAIIISSCSAGFIGYLILKNSKGKVKTKSA, from the coding sequence ATGAATAAAAAGTTAAATGTTTTAAAGGAGTTCTTAGATGGTTCTCAATCTGGGGGAATTTTGCTAATAGGTTGTACTTTAATTTCATTGATACTTGCAAATACAACAAACTGGTATCCAGAATTATGGGAAACTAATATAAATTTATCATTGAATGAAATTAAAATTCCTGGTGATATATTATTTTGGATAAATGATTTTGTTATGGCGATATTTTTTTTATTAGTTGGATTAGAAATTAAAAGGGAATTAGTAATTGGTGAATTATCTACATTTAAAAAAGGAGTATTGCCATTTATAGTTGCATTATTTGGAATGGTATTTCCTGCATTATTATATATATTAAGTAATCTTGGGAAAGATACAATTTCAGGATGGGCAATTCCATCTGCCACAGATATTGCATTTGCTTTAGGAGTTTTATCATTGTTAGGAGAAAGAGTTCCATCGTCATTAAAAGTATTTTTAACAGCACTTGCTGTTATTGATGATTTAGGAGCAATAATTATTATTGGATTATTTTATGGGCATGGATTTCAATTGCAATTTTGTTTGTACGCTTTATTTACTTTAATTTTTATTTATGGATTGAATAAATTGAAAGTTCGAAAATTATGGGTTTATCTAGTTCTCGGCATACCATTATGGTATTTTATGTATAGATCTGGTATTCATGCAACTATATCTGGTGTACTTCTTGCTTTTGTAATTCCATTAGATAAAGATTCTAAAAAGTCAATCTCAATTAATTTAGAGCATATGCTTCTGAAGCCAGTAAATTTTATTATAATGCCTATTTTTGCTTTAGCAAATACATCAATTGTTATAAATTCTAATGCTTTTAGTGCTTTAGTTGAACCTCATTGTTTTGGAATAGGATTGGGGTTAATTTTAGGTAAACCAATTGGAGTATTATCAGCAACATATTTATCTATAAAATCTAGACTAGTTTCATTGCCACAAGGTGTTACATGGAATCAAATAATTGGTGTTGGTTTTCTTGCTGGAATTGGCTTTACAATGTCAATTTTTATAACAATGCTTGCCTTTAAAAATGAAGAAATTATTTCTCAATCTAAACTTGCTATTATTATATCTTCATGTTCAGCAGGTTTCATAGGCTATCTAATTCTTAAAAATAGTAAAGGAAAAGTAAAAACTAAATCTGCTTGA